Proteins encoded within one genomic window of Chlorobaculum sp. MV4-Y:
- a CDS encoding succinate dehydrogenase/fumarate reductase iron-sulfur subunit, with the protein MSDSTIQHHEESRDVTFRVHRFNPQVDSKPYFDDYTIKLEKGITVLRALNYIKEHVDSTLTFRAFCQAGICGSCAMRINSMSKLACTTQVWDELDKAREPGVIKIEPLRNLPHIKDLVVEMDPVVGKMKKYSNWVDSRMPEEEWGKKEFLISEEEFQTYDKATDCILCASCVSECTILRAHKEYVSPVVLLRSYRMNADSRDGIHDQRLADLVQDHGVWDCTHCYRCQETCVKNIPIMDAIHGIREDAIERRGTKDTSGARHAEAFMDDIEKKGKLVEATLPIRTNGIGWTLKNLLPMAVKMIIKRRTPPPPPLVKASKGIQSLRKEMKEMASHVTKDHEKNPENKQYEALRLLSELHQ; encoded by the coding sequence ATGAGCGATTCAACGATACAGCATCATGAGGAGAGCCGGGACGTAACCTTCAGGGTTCACCGGTTCAATCCCCAGGTTGACAGCAAGCCCTATTTCGATGACTACACGATCAAGCTCGAAAAAGGTATCACCGTGCTCAGGGCTCTCAACTATATCAAGGAGCATGTCGATTCGACGCTGACCTTCAGGGCTTTCTGCCAGGCCGGTATCTGCGGCTCCTGCGCCATGAGGATCAACAGCATGTCGAAGCTTGCCTGCACCACCCAGGTCTGGGACGAGCTCGACAAGGCCCGCGAACCGGGTGTCATCAAGATCGAGCCGCTTCGGAATCTTCCGCACATCAAAGACCTGGTGGTCGAGATGGACCCGGTGGTCGGCAAGATGAAGAAGTACTCCAACTGGGTGGATTCCCGGATGCCGGAAGAAGAGTGGGGCAAGAAGGAGTTCCTCATCTCCGAGGAGGAGTTCCAGACCTACGACAAGGCGACCGATTGCATTCTCTGCGCTTCGTGTGTTTCGGAGTGCACTATACTTCGGGCACACAAGGAGTATGTTTCTCCCGTCGTGCTGCTCCGCTCGTACCGCATGAACGCCGACAGCCGCGATGGCATTCACGACCAGCGTCTGGCGGATCTCGTGCAGGATCACGGGGTGTGGGACTGCACGCACTGCTACCGCTGCCAGGAGACCTGCGTCAAGAACATCCCGATCATGGACGCCATTCACGGCATCCGCGAGGATGCAATCGAACGCCGGGGCACCAAGGATACCAGCGGCGCGCGCCATGCCGAGGCTTTCATGGATGATATCGAGAAAAAGGGCAAGCTGGTTGAGGCCACCCTGCCGATCAGGACCAACGGCATCGGCTGGACGCTCAAAAACCTTCTGCCGATGGCCGTCAAAATGATCATCAAGCGTCGCACCCCGCCGCCGCCGCCACTGGTCAAGGCGTCTAAGGGCATTCAGTCCCTGCGCAAGGAGATGAAGGAGATGGCCAGCCATGTAACGAAGGATCACGAAAAAAATCCGGAGAATAAGCAGTATGAAGCGTTACGCCTACTATCAGAGCTGCATCAATGA
- a CDS encoding CoB--CoM heterodisulfide reductase iron-sulfur subunit B family protein, translating into MKRYAYYQSCINEAMTKEVDRSLDLWQHDLGIEMVKLHESVCCGGSNLDYVSPKQFALVNARNIALAEKQGLDLVVSCNTCLMTIRTAKKKLDESAALRAEVNEILKEEGLEYRGTSDVRHLLWVLIDDVGLDVIRKKVKTPLTKFRIAPFYGCHILRPSTVLGKDDPLEPTSLDLLLDALGAKTIPYEHKNRCCGFHTLLVAEEESLNVAAEALKEAMDEKADFIVTPCPLCHTVLDGYQAKALRHNGLKGSTPVYHLSEVVGLALGYSERQLGIKRHIVTA; encoded by the coding sequence ATGAAGCGTTACGCCTACTATCAGAGCTGCATCAATGAGGCGATGACCAAAGAGGTCGATCGATCGCTTGACCTCTGGCAGCATGATCTTGGCATTGAAATGGTCAAGTTGCATGAAAGCGTTTGCTGTGGTGGCAGCAATCTCGACTACGTGAGCCCGAAGCAGTTCGCGCTGGTCAATGCCCGCAATATTGCCCTGGCCGAAAAGCAGGGGCTCGATCTGGTCGTCTCCTGCAATACCTGCCTGATGACCATCAGAACAGCCAAAAAGAAGCTTGACGAGTCTGCCGCATTGCGAGCTGAAGTCAACGAGATTCTCAAGGAGGAGGGGCTCGAATATCGCGGCACCTCCGATGTGCGCCACCTGCTCTGGGTGCTCATCGACGACGTTGGTCTCGATGTCATTCGCAAGAAGGTGAAAACACCGCTCACCAAATTCCGCATCGCGCCGTTCTACGGCTGCCATATTCTCCGTCCTTCGACCGTGCTTGGCAAGGATGACCCGCTCGAACCGACCTCGCTCGATCTTCTGCTCGATGCTCTGGGCGCAAAGACGATTCCTTACGAACACAAGAATCGCTGCTGTGGCTTCCACACGCTGCTGGTCGCCGAGGAGGAGTCGCTGAACGTGGCTGCCGAGGCGTTGAAAGAGGCAATGGACGAAAAGGCTGACTTTATCGTGACGCCTTGCCCTCTCTGCCACACTGTGCTGGACGGGTATCAGGCCAAGGCGCTCAGGCACAATGGCCTCAAGGGGTCGACTCCGGTCTATCACCTCTCCGAAGTTGTCGGCCTTGCGCTTGGCTACTCTGAGCGGCAACTCGGCATCAAACGGCATATCGTTACAGCCTGA